One genomic segment of Tachyglossus aculeatus isolate mTacAcu1 chromosome 17, mTacAcu1.pri, whole genome shotgun sequence includes these proteins:
- the LGALS9 gene encoding galectin-9 has product MAFSNLQSSFMNPHVPFSGSILGGLKDGLQIVINGTVLPTGSNGFAVNLQCGSSGQDIAFHFNPRFEGDYCVVCNTKENDRWGNEERKMEMPFLKGVPFEIRILVQSNSFLVAVNGNHFLEYQHRLPFQRADTITVQGSVHLAFINFQPQKSRPNPPIVMPQIHADYQMAGPRYVIPYSTLIVGGLYPSKTIIIWGTILPQAKRFHVNLRRGGDVAFHLNPRFDENTIVRNTQVSQFWGTEERSMISPMPFGPGQTITICIVCESHCFKVLVNGHHLFDYKHRLSDLQNINHLEIGGDIQVIHAQA; this is encoded by the exons CATGTCCCGTTCAGCGGCTCTATTCTTGGTGGCCTCAAAGATGGACTCCAGATAGTCATAAATGGGACGGTCCTTCCTACCGGCAGCAACGG GTTTGCCGTGAATCTCCAGTGTGGAAGTAGCGGCCAAGACATCGCATTCCACTTCAATCCCCGGTTTGAAGGTGACTACTGTGTCGTCTGCAACACCAAGGAGAACGACAGGTGggggaatgaggagaggaagaTGGAAATGCCCTTCCTGAAGGGGGTACCCTTTGAGATAAGAATTCTGGTGCAGAGCAATTCCTTCTTG GTGGCTGTCAACGGGAATCACTTCTTGGAATATCAGCACCGACTCCCGTTCCAGCGGGCGGACACCATCACCGTCCAGGGCAGCGTGCATTTGGCCTTCATCAACTTCCAG CCTCAGAAATCCAGGCCCAACCCACCTATAGTGATG CCTCAGATTCATGCGGATTATCAAATGGCCGGCCCACGTTAT GTTATACCGTACTCTACCCTGATTGTGGGTGGACTTTACCCATCTAAGACCATCATCATATGGGGGACCATCCTACCCCAGGCCAAAAG GTTCCACGTCAACCTGAGACGCGGCGGAGATGTGGCCTTCCACCTGAACCCCCGCTTCGACGAGAACACCATCGTCCGCAACACCCAGGTCTCCCAGTTCTGGGGGACGGAGGAGCGGAGCATGATCTCTCCGATGCCCTTCGGCCCCGGGCAGACGATCACG ATCTGCATCGTGTGTGAAAGCCACTGTTTTAAAGTGCTGGTGAATGGGCACCACCTGTTTGACTACAAACACCGTCTCTCAGACCTCCAGAACATCAACCATCTGGAAATCGGAGGAGACATCCAAGTGATCCATGCCCAGGCTTGA